Proteins from a genomic interval of Neodiprion lecontei isolate iyNeoLeco1 chromosome 2, iyNeoLeco1.1, whole genome shotgun sequence:
- the LOC107222733 gene encoding calcium-binding mitochondrial carrier protein SCaMC-2 isoform X3, which translates to MLEQENVVGSGCDVCGEFVIVYRELIQKYLDIGEDMGVPDDFTKSEMVSGMWWRHLLAGGIAGAVSRTCTAPLDRIKVYLQVHGTRQCNISSCFKHMLREGGALSLWRGNGINVLKIGPETALKFMAYEQIKRMIKGDDFRELSIYERFMAGSIAGGVSQSAIYPLEVLKTRLALRKTGEFTSVIDAMQKIYSSGGLKCFYRGYVPNLIGILPYAGIDLAVYETLKNSYLRTHQKDEHPAFWLLLLCGTASSTAGQVCSYPLALVRTRLQAQVTPYRTPNTMVAVFQDILHREGFRGLYRGLTPNFLKVAPAVSISYVVYEHFRQALGVNMT; encoded by the exons TACCTCGACATCGGTGAGGATATGGGCGTACCCGATGACTTTACCAAAAGCGAAATGGTCTCGGGTATGTGGTGGAGGCATCTATTGGCTGGTGGAATCGCTGGCGCTGTTTCACGAACCTGTACGGCACCCCTCGACCGTATTAAAGTATACCTACAG GTACATGGAACGAGACAGTGTAACATATCATCCTGTTTCAAACACATGCTGAGAGAAGGTGGTGCGCTAAGTCTCTGGAGAGGAAATGGTATAAATGTACTTAAGATCGGTCCTGAAACTGCACTTAAGTTCATGGCCTATGAACAAATTAAGAGAATGATAAAGGGAGACGATTTTCGAGAACTTAGCATTTACGAAAGATTCATGGCCGGATCCATTGCCGGTGGGGTCAGTCAATCAGCCATATATCCACTCGAG gTACTAAAAACGCGGTTGGCTCTTCGAAAAACAGGGGAATTCACCAGCGTCATAGACGCGATGCAGAAAATTTATAGTTCCGGTGGTCTCAAATGTTTCTATCGAGGATACGTTCCCAATCTCATTGGAATACTGCCGTATGCCGGAATTGATCTGGCTGTTTACGAG ACTCTGAAGAACAGTTACTTACGTACGCATCAGAAAGACGAACATCCGGCATTCTGGCTTCTGCTGCTTTGCGGAACGGCTTCAAGTACGGCTGGTCAAGTCTGTTCGTATCCTCTAGCTCTAGTCAGAACTAGGTTACAAGCTCAAGTAACACCATACAGAACTCCGAATACGATGGTTGCTGTATTTCAAGATATACTTCACCGAGAAGGTTTTCGTGGGCTTTATCGAGGCTTGACGCCTAACTTTTTAAAG GTTGCTCCTGCAGTATCCATTAGCTATGTTGTATACGAACACTTCAGACAAGCTCTGGGTGTTAACATGACGtga
- the LOC107222730 gene encoding protein ABHD13 isoform X3, translating into MSLRIRLARSRPIRLLGGIAKKCWAFSGAYVLACFLLYWLYGGIFAFFLLCFAITGILYHTEDKLLYHPELPPHSRVYVPAPSMFSLPYQSVYTRSGDGTMLHMFFISQTEEKAKKVPTLLFFHGNAGNMGHRLQNVARLYRKLGCNILMLEYRGYGLSQGSPSEEGLYMDARAGLDYLSTRTDINNDEIIVFGRSLGGGVAIDLAMRPDYAKKIWCLILENTFTSIPDMASLLIGSKILQYLPLFIYKNKYMSLQKIGSVTVPTLFISGLADTLVPPLMMMIIIIIIIIIIIIILRNCAA; encoded by the exons ATGTCCCTTCGCATCAGATTAGCTCGTAGTCGACCCATCAGACTACTTGGCGGTATAGCTAAGAAGTGTTGGGCATTTTCTGGGGCTTATGTACTGGCCTGTTTCCTCCTCTATTGGCTTTACGGTGGaatctttgcattttttcttctgtgCTTTGCTATCACAG GTATCTTGTATCACACGGAGGACAAGCTTCTCTATCATCCCGAATTACCTCCACATTCACGAGTCTACGTTCCTGCTCCGTCCATGTTTAGCTTGCCTTACCAAAGTGTGTATACCAGATCGGGAGATGGGACAATGTTGCACATGTTTTTTATATCGCAGACAGAAGAAAAGGCCAAGAAGGTGCCtacgcttttattttttcacggaAACGCCGGCAACATGGGACACAG ACTTCAAAATGTCGCAAGGTTATACCGTAAATTGGGATGTAATATACTTATGTTAGAGTATAGAGGATACGGATTATCTCAAGGCTCTCCATCCGAAGAAGGCCTTTACATGGACGCCAGAGCTGGACTAGATTATTTGTCCACTCGAACTGACATCAATAACGATGAAATTATAGTTTTTGGAAGATCTTtgg GCGGTGGCGTGGCTATTGATTTGGCGATGAGGCCagattatgcaaaaaaaatttggtgcCTCATTTTAGAAAATACTTTTACCAGTATACCGGACATGGCATCACTGCTCATTGGCTCTAAGATCCTTCAGTACCTTCCGTTATTTATCTATAAAAATAAG TATATGTCACTacaaaaaattggctctgtcACGGTACCTACGTTATTTATCTCCGGCCTAGCGGACACTCTGGTACCGC ctttgatgatgatgataataataataataataataataataataataataatactacgTAATTGCGCAGCGTAA
- the LOC107222730 gene encoding protein ABHD13 isoform X2 has protein sequence MSLRIRLARSRPIRLLGGIAKKCWAFSGAYVLACFLLYWLYGGIFAFFLLCFAITGILYHTEDKLLYHPELPPHSRVYVPAPSMFSLPYQSVYTRSGDGTMLHMFFISQTEEKAKKVPTLLFFHGNAGNMGHRLQNVARLYRKLGCNILMLEYRGYGLSQGSPSEEGLYMDARAGLDYLSTRTDINNDEIIVFGRSLGGGVAIDLAMRPDYAKKIWCLILENTFTSIPDMASLLIGSKILQYLPLFIYKNKVRVQILIVMLNGDTKYLLPFNDIFLISSLVYVTTKNWLCHGTYVIYLRPSGHSGTAFDDDDNNNNNNNNNNNNTT, from the exons ATGTCCCTTCGCATCAGATTAGCTCGTAGTCGACCCATCAGACTACTTGGCGGTATAGCTAAGAAGTGTTGGGCATTTTCTGGGGCTTATGTACTGGCCTGTTTCCTCCTCTATTGGCTTTACGGTGGaatctttgcattttttcttctgtgCTTTGCTATCACAG GTATCTTGTATCACACGGAGGACAAGCTTCTCTATCATCCCGAATTACCTCCACATTCACGAGTCTACGTTCCTGCTCCGTCCATGTTTAGCTTGCCTTACCAAAGTGTGTATACCAGATCGGGAGATGGGACAATGTTGCACATGTTTTTTATATCGCAGACAGAAGAAAAGGCCAAGAAGGTGCCtacgcttttattttttcacggaAACGCCGGCAACATGGGACACAG ACTTCAAAATGTCGCAAGGTTATACCGTAAATTGGGATGTAATATACTTATGTTAGAGTATAGAGGATACGGATTATCTCAAGGCTCTCCATCCGAAGAAGGCCTTTACATGGACGCCAGAGCTGGACTAGATTATTTGTCCACTCGAACTGACATCAATAACGATGAAATTATAGTTTTTGGAAGATCTTtgg GCGGTGGCGTGGCTATTGATTTGGCGATGAGGCCagattatgcaaaaaaaatttggtgcCTCATTTTAGAAAATACTTTTACCAGTATACCGGACATGGCATCACTGCTCATTGGCTCTAAGATCCTTCAGTACCTTCCGTTATTTATCTATAAAAATAAGGTACGTGTACAAATATTAATTGTAATGCTCAATGGAGATACAAAATATCTGCTCCCTTTCAATGAcatatttcttatttcttctctAGTATATGTCACTacaaaaaattggctctgtcACGGTACCTACGTTATTTATCTCCGGCCTAGCGGACACTCTGGTACCGC ctttgatgatgatgataataataataataataataataataataataataatactacgTAA
- the LOC107222733 gene encoding calcium-binding mitochondrial carrier protein SCaMC-2 isoform X5 has protein sequence MKITDDSNGSSTYLDIGEDMGVPDDFTKSEMVSGMWWRHLLAGGIAGAVSRTCTAPLDRIKVYLQVHGTRQCNISSCFKHMLREGGALSLWRGNGINVLKIGPETALKFMAYEQIKRMIKGDDFRELSIYERFMAGSIAGGVSQSAIYPLEVLKTRLALRKTGEFTSVIDAMQKIYSSGGLKCFYRGYVPNLIGILPYAGIDLAVYETLKNSYLRTHQKDEHPAFWLLLLCGTASSTAGQVCSYPLALVRTRLQAQVTPYRTPNTMVAVFQDILHREGFRGLYRGLTPNFLKVAPAVSISYVVYEHFRQALGVNMT, from the exons TACCTCGACATCGGTGAGGATATGGGCGTACCCGATGACTTTACCAAAAGCGAAATGGTCTCGGGTATGTGGTGGAGGCATCTATTGGCTGGTGGAATCGCTGGCGCTGTTTCACGAACCTGTACGGCACCCCTCGACCGTATTAAAGTATACCTACAG GTACATGGAACGAGACAGTGTAACATATCATCCTGTTTCAAACACATGCTGAGAGAAGGTGGTGCGCTAAGTCTCTGGAGAGGAAATGGTATAAATGTACTTAAGATCGGTCCTGAAACTGCACTTAAGTTCATGGCCTATGAACAAATTAAGAGAATGATAAAGGGAGACGATTTTCGAGAACTTAGCATTTACGAAAGATTCATGGCCGGATCCATTGCCGGTGGGGTCAGTCAATCAGCCATATATCCACTCGAG gTACTAAAAACGCGGTTGGCTCTTCGAAAAACAGGGGAATTCACCAGCGTCATAGACGCGATGCAGAAAATTTATAGTTCCGGTGGTCTCAAATGTTTCTATCGAGGATACGTTCCCAATCTCATTGGAATACTGCCGTATGCCGGAATTGATCTGGCTGTTTACGAG ACTCTGAAGAACAGTTACTTACGTACGCATCAGAAAGACGAACATCCGGCATTCTGGCTTCTGCTGCTTTGCGGAACGGCTTCAAGTACGGCTGGTCAAGTCTGTTCGTATCCTCTAGCTCTAGTCAGAACTAGGTTACAAGCTCAAGTAACACCATACAGAACTCCGAATACGATGGTTGCTGTATTTCAAGATATACTTCACCGAGAAGGTTTTCGTGGGCTTTATCGAGGCTTGACGCCTAACTTTTTAAAG GTTGCTCCTGCAGTATCCATTAGCTATGTTGTATACGAACACTTCAGACAAGCTCTGGGTGTTAACATGACGtga
- the LOC107222743 gene encoding toll-like receptor Tollo, which produces MKGHRYWNFVGLLLVICNLHGSAECSMCETCICSSTDSAWIVNCQGKRLEDNNHHRFDLLMFDEQPHLSVLNLAENGMNFLPTDMFTNLVNLKTLNLSGNHLQEIPENAFDQLWSLVDLDLSRNNLTALPERMITKITNLQRLNLSQNQLSVLDPDLKLLTNLTWLDVSHNNIQSLENGSLQSLTQLEHLDLSFNRIDSLGENNVIHLTQLATLILNNNRLVYLSPHELPVSITNLNAGYNMITNVPETLNNLQKLDMEYNEIVELNDNLSLLNRAKSLNFSGNKLTDFPNVKFEKLETLDLSFNKLSVVPETLTSENIPELSTLVISGNPIRELKFNAKLNLEWLIAQSLELVESIEEDAFSNLDNERSEGCLNLIISQNKRLTKIDANAFRDVNLCSLDLSSNNLSSISPGLIKMQNNTGLLKYGVNLQSNPFHCDCTLQWMLVDLVPKLYDAYPQLLDDLKCASPPDKKYMRMLHWYKWKDQVFCEDSQILVSKVVVEAAGVMSQSSETIKIESSTGMLAALIGAVVVLSMLVTVGIVLARRIAIKRSRKNRRF; this is translated from the exons ATGAAAGGGCATCGCTACTGGAATTTCGTTGGATTGTTGCTTGTTATATGCAACTTGCACGGATCGGCGGAATGCAGTATGTGCGAAACGTGCATTTGCTCTAGCACAG ATTCTGCTTGGATCGTAAATTGCCAAGGTAAACGACTGGAGGATAATAACCATCATCGCTTCGACTTATTAATGTTCGACGAACAGCCTCATCTCAGTGTTTTGAACCTGGCTGAAAATGGAATGAACTTTCTGCCAACGGACATGTTTacaaatttggtaaatttaaaaactctaaaCCTGTCAGGAAATCACCTCCAAGAAATACCAGAGAATGCTTTTGACCAGCTTTGGTCTCTCGTCGATCTAGACTTGTCGCGCAATAACCTGACTGCTCTACCGGAGAGAATGATCaccaaaataacaaatttgcAACGACTGAATTTGAGCCAGAATCAATTAAGCGTTCTAGATCCAGACCTGAAATTACTGACCAATCTAACATGGCTGGACGTCTCTCATAACAATATACAGAGCTTGGAAAATGGCTCGCTTCAATCTTTAACGCAGTTAGAACATCTGGATCTATCGTTCAATCGGATCGATTCGCTTGGAGAGAACAATGTGATACACTTGACGCAGCTTGCAACTTTGATTCTGAACAACAATCGTTTGGTCTATCTTTCTCCTCACGAGCTTCCAGTTTCCATAACTAATCTGAACGCCGGCTACAACATGATTACAAATGTACCTGAAACATTGAATAATCTGCAAAAACTCGATATGGAATACAATGAAATAGTTGAGCTTAATGATAATTTGTCCTTGCTGAATCGAGCGAAGAGCCTTAATTTCAGCGGCAACAAGCTAACTGACTTTCCAAATGTCAAATTTGAGAAGCTGGAGACGCTAGACTTGTCATTCAACAAATTATCCGTGGTTCCAGAAACACTAACGAGTGAAAATATACCAGAGCTAAGCACTCTAGTGATCAGTGGAAATCCTATAAGAGAATTGAAATTCAACGCTAAACTGAACCTCGAATGGTTGATCGCCCAATCGTTAGAGCTGGTCGAAAGCATCGAGGAAGATGCTTTTTCAAATCTTGATAACGAAAGATCGGAGGGTTGTTTGAACTTGATAATATCTCAAAACAAACGACTAACAAAAATAGACGCGAATGCTTTCAGAGACGTGAATCTTTGCTCG TTAGATCTGAGCAGCAACAATCTGAGCAGCATTTCGCCAGGATTGATAAAAATGCAGAACAATACGGGCTTGTTAAAGTACGGTGTCAACTTACAGAGCAATCCGTTTCACTGCGATTGTACCCTGCAATGGATGCTGGTAGATCTGGTCCCAAAGCTCTACGACGCGTACCCCCAGCTTCTGGATGATCTGAA ATGTGCTTCGCCGCCGGACAAGAAATACATGAGAATGCTACATTGGTACAAGTGGAAGGATCAAGTATTTTGCGAAGACTCACAAATCCTTGTGTCTAAGGTTGTCGTTGAAGCAGCCGGAGTTATGAGTCAAAGTAGCGAAACAATTAAAATAGAATCCAGCACGGGAATGTTAGCTGCATTGATTGGTGCCGTTGTTGTTTTATCAATGTTGGTTACAGTTGGTATTGTTTTAGCTCGACGAATAGCGATAAAAAGATCGCgaaaaaatcgaagattttAA
- the LOC107222730 gene encoding protein ABHD13 isoform X1, translated as MSLRIRLARSRPIRLLGGIAKKCWAFSGAYVLACFLLYWLYGGIFAFFLLCFAITGILYHTEDKLLYHPELPPHSRVYVPAPSMFSLPYQSVYTRSGDGTMLHMFFISQTEEKAKKVPTLLFFHGNAGNMGHRLQNVARLYRKLGCNILMLEYRGYGLSQGSPSEEGLYMDARAGLDYLSTRTDINNDEIIVFGRSLGGGVAIDLAMRPDYAKKIWCLILENTFTSIPDMASLLIGSKILQYLPLFIYKNKYMSLQKIGSVTVPTLFISGLADTLVPPKMMTELYERCGSSYKGMLRVPSGTHNETWNQSGYYTSISTFLNQLRENPPPRVATNHWQIDHV; from the exons ATGTCCCTTCGCATCAGATTAGCTCGTAGTCGACCCATCAGACTACTTGGCGGTATAGCTAAGAAGTGTTGGGCATTTTCTGGGGCTTATGTACTGGCCTGTTTCCTCCTCTATTGGCTTTACGGTGGaatctttgcattttttcttctgtgCTTTGCTATCACAG GTATCTTGTATCACACGGAGGACAAGCTTCTCTATCATCCCGAATTACCTCCACATTCACGAGTCTACGTTCCTGCTCCGTCCATGTTTAGCTTGCCTTACCAAAGTGTGTATACCAGATCGGGAGATGGGACAATGTTGCACATGTTTTTTATATCGCAGACAGAAGAAAAGGCCAAGAAGGTGCCtacgcttttattttttcacggaAACGCCGGCAACATGGGACACAG ACTTCAAAATGTCGCAAGGTTATACCGTAAATTGGGATGTAATATACTTATGTTAGAGTATAGAGGATACGGATTATCTCAAGGCTCTCCATCCGAAGAAGGCCTTTACATGGACGCCAGAGCTGGACTAGATTATTTGTCCACTCGAACTGACATCAATAACGATGAAATTATAGTTTTTGGAAGATCTTtgg GCGGTGGCGTGGCTATTGATTTGGCGATGAGGCCagattatgcaaaaaaaatttggtgcCTCATTTTAGAAAATACTTTTACCAGTATACCGGACATGGCATCACTGCTCATTGGCTCTAAGATCCTTCAGTACCTTCCGTTATTTATCTATAAAAATAAG TATATGTCACTacaaaaaattggctctgtcACGGTACCTACGTTATTTATCTCCGGCCTAGCGGACACTCTGGTACCGCCCAAAATGATGACTGAATTATACGAACGTTGCGGAAGCTCGTACAAAGGGATGCTCAGAGTGCCTAGCGGGACTCACAATGAAACGTGGAATCAGTCTGGGTACTATACCAGTATATCCACGTTTCTCAATCAACTAAGAGAAAATCCTCCACCCAGAGTAGCAACGAACCATTGGCAGATAGACCACGTGTAA
- the LOC107222726 gene encoding 6-phosphogluconolactonase, which produces MAKVLVEKDVPSAIKRLVNIIQDSANDAISSDDVFKIGLSGGSLINYLAEGLPTITTDWTKWRFFFCDERVVPFNNEESTYGVYKMHLMGKIPITEEQFIKINPDLSAEAAAKDYIKQMSVYFPPDSIPKFDVLLLGLGPDGHTCSLFPNHRLLEETSVWVSSLNDSPKIPPSRITLTFPVINSAKVCIFTITGEAKADIIKRILKDKENLPAARVQLSNGELYWILDEAAAKHVKPT; this is translated from the exons atggcTAAAGTACTCGTCGAAAAAGACGTTCCCAGTGCTATTAAACGACTGGTTAACATCATTCAAGATAGTGCCAACGATGCGATATCGAGTGACGATGTCTTCAAAATCGGTCTATCAG GTGGTTCACTCATCAATTATTTAGCAGAAGGTTTGCCCACCATAACAACAGACTGGACTAAATGgcggttttttttctgtgacGAGAGAGTAGTACCTTTCAATAATGAGGAATCGACGTATGGGGTCTACAAGATGCACTTGATGGGAAAGATTCCCATAACAGAAGagcaattcatcaaaattaaTCCCGATCTCTCAG CCGAAGCAGCAGCCAAAGATTACATCAAACAAATGTCCGTTTACTTTCCACCGGACAGTATACCAAAGTTCGATGTACTACTCCTGGGACTGGGACCCGACGGTCACACTTGTTCCCTCTTTCCCAATCACCGATTGCTCGAAGAAACTAGCGTCTGGGTAAGCTCGCTGAATGACTCACCGAAGATACCACCATCTCGAATAACGCTAACATTCCCAGTTATAAATAGTGCAAAAGTATGCATTTTTACCATTACCGGCGAGGCTAAAGCAGACATCATAAAG CGTATTTTAAAAGACAAAGAAAACTTGCCAGCTGCCAGAGTACAACTGAGCAACGGAGAGTTGTATTGGATTCTCGACGAAGCGGCAGCGAAACATGTTAAACCAACGTAA
- the LOC107222733 gene encoding calcium-binding mitochondrial carrier protein SCaMC-2 isoform X4, whose translation MDTLDNIDSDLLIELYVKYLDIGEDMGVPDDFTKSEMVSGMWWRHLLAGGIAGAVSRTCTAPLDRIKVYLQVHGTRQCNISSCFKHMLREGGALSLWRGNGINVLKIGPETALKFMAYEQIKRMIKGDDFRELSIYERFMAGSIAGGVSQSAIYPLEVLKTRLALRKTGEFTSVIDAMQKIYSSGGLKCFYRGYVPNLIGILPYAGIDLAVYETLKNSYLRTHQKDEHPAFWLLLLCGTASSTAGQVCSYPLALVRTRLQAQVTPYRTPNTMVAVFQDILHREGFRGLYRGLTPNFLKVAPAVSISYVVYEHFRQALGVNMT comes from the exons TACCTCGACATCGGTGAGGATATGGGCGTACCCGATGACTTTACCAAAAGCGAAATGGTCTCGGGTATGTGGTGGAGGCATCTATTGGCTGGTGGAATCGCTGGCGCTGTTTCACGAACCTGTACGGCACCCCTCGACCGTATTAAAGTATACCTACAG GTACATGGAACGAGACAGTGTAACATATCATCCTGTTTCAAACACATGCTGAGAGAAGGTGGTGCGCTAAGTCTCTGGAGAGGAAATGGTATAAATGTACTTAAGATCGGTCCTGAAACTGCACTTAAGTTCATGGCCTATGAACAAATTAAGAGAATGATAAAGGGAGACGATTTTCGAGAACTTAGCATTTACGAAAGATTCATGGCCGGATCCATTGCCGGTGGGGTCAGTCAATCAGCCATATATCCACTCGAG gTACTAAAAACGCGGTTGGCTCTTCGAAAAACAGGGGAATTCACCAGCGTCATAGACGCGATGCAGAAAATTTATAGTTCCGGTGGTCTCAAATGTTTCTATCGAGGATACGTTCCCAATCTCATTGGAATACTGCCGTATGCCGGAATTGATCTGGCTGTTTACGAG ACTCTGAAGAACAGTTACTTACGTACGCATCAGAAAGACGAACATCCGGCATTCTGGCTTCTGCTGCTTTGCGGAACGGCTTCAAGTACGGCTGGTCAAGTCTGTTCGTATCCTCTAGCTCTAGTCAGAACTAGGTTACAAGCTCAAGTAACACCATACAGAACTCCGAATACGATGGTTGCTGTATTTCAAGATATACTTCACCGAGAAGGTTTTCGTGGGCTTTATCGAGGCTTGACGCCTAACTTTTTAAAG GTTGCTCCTGCAGTATCCATTAGCTATGTTGTATACGAACACTTCAGACAAGCTCTGGGTGTTAACATGACGtga